In a single window of the Lagenorhynchus albirostris chromosome 19, mLagAlb1.1, whole genome shotgun sequence genome:
- the POP4 gene encoding ribonuclease P protein subunit p29 isoform X2, which produces MPRMSRQAQEDHLQRKAVVLEYFTHRKQKEKKKKSKGLSAKQRRELRLFDINPEQQRYSLFLPLHELWKQYIRDLCNGLKPDMQPQMIQAKLLKADLHGAIVSVTKSKCPSYVGITGILLQETKHIFKIITKEDRLKVIPKLNCVFTVEIDGFISYIYGSKFQLRSSERSAKKFKAKGTIDL; this is translated from the exons ATGCCCCGCATGAGCCGACAAGCCCAGGAGGACCACCTGCAACGCAAGGCCGTTGTTCTGGAGTACTTCACTCACCggaagcagaaggaaaagaaaaagaaatctaaaggCCTCTCTGCCAAGCAGAGGAGGGAGCTGCGGCTCTTTGACATTAATCCAGAGCAACAGAG ATACAGTCTTTTTCTCCCTCTGCATGAACTCTGGAAACAGTACATCCGGGATCTGTGCAATGGTCTCAAACCAGACAT GCAGCCACAGATGATTCAGGCCAAGCTTTTAAAGGCAGATCTTCATGGCGCTATTGTTTCAG TTACAAAATCCAAATGCCCCTCCTACGTGGGCATTACAGGAATCCTTCTACAGGAAACAAagcacattttcaaaattatcacTAAAGAAGACCGCCTGAAAG TTATCCCCAAGCTAAACTGTGTGTTCACTGTGGAGATCGATGGCTTTATTTCCTACATTTATGGGAGCAAATTCCAGCTGCGGTCAAGTGAGCGGTCTGCGAAGAAGTTCAAAGCAAAGGGAACAATTGACTTGTGA
- the POP4 gene encoding ribonuclease P protein subunit p29 isoform X1, with product MNSVIYHALSQKDAKEFDIQHPGTQRAEAFVRAFLKRSMPRMSRQAQEDHLQRKAVVLEYFTHRKQKEKKKKSKGLSAKQRRELRLFDINPEQQRYSLFLPLHELWKQYIRDLCNGLKPDMQPQMIQAKLLKADLHGAIVSVTKSKCPSYVGITGILLQETKHIFKIITKEDRLKVIPKLNCVFTVEIDGFISYIYGSKFQLRSSERSAKKFKAKGTIDL from the exons ATGAACA GTGTGATCTACCATGCCCTTTCTCAGAAAGATGCAAAAGAGTTCGACATTCAG CACCCAGGAACCCAGCGGGCCGAGGCCTTTGTGAGGGCCTTCCTGAAGCGGAGCATGCCCCGCATGAGCCGACAAGCCCAGGAGGACCACCTGCAACGCAAGGCCGTTGTTCTGGAGTACTTCACTCACCggaagcagaaggaaaagaaaaagaaatctaaaggCCTCTCTGCCAAGCAGAGGAGGGAGCTGCGGCTCTTTGACATTAATCCAGAGCAACAGAG ATACAGTCTTTTTCTCCCTCTGCATGAACTCTGGAAACAGTACATCCGGGATCTGTGCAATGGTCTCAAACCAGACAT GCAGCCACAGATGATTCAGGCCAAGCTTTTAAAGGCAGATCTTCATGGCGCTATTGTTTCAG TTACAAAATCCAAATGCCCCTCCTACGTGGGCATTACAGGAATCCTTCTACAGGAAACAAagcacattttcaaaattatcacTAAAGAAGACCGCCTGAAAG TTATCCCCAAGCTAAACTGTGTGTTCACTGTGGAGATCGATGGCTTTATTTCCTACATTTATGGGAGCAAATTCCAGCTGCGGTCAAGTGAGCGGTCTGCGAAGAAGTTCAAAGCAAAGGGAACAATTGACTTGTGA